A genomic stretch from Merismopedia glauca CCAP 1448/3 includes:
- a CDS encoding non-ribosomal peptide synthetase — KLAALTPEQRALLDLKLKQKGLQYPHEKLERKQRNHLDSLPLSYGQERLWVLHQLQPEVPFYNEVGCWKIAGDLNAIALEQSLAEIIQRHETLRTKFVTEAERPIQIILPIPEFKLEIIDLSDRSDLVLEIIQAETQKSFDLSQGYLYRIQLLHISPNEHILLVVLHHIICDGWSMGVFIQELAKLYLNFSHQKASPLPTIKLQYADYAIWQRQRLSESVLQTQLDYWKQQLSGNLPILELPSFRSRQLQVDSWRGKTKSARLSPELTQKLKAIAQHEGATLYMTLLAAFKTLLYRYTGLTDILVGSPIANRDRPQLEGLIGLFLNTLVLRTDLSGNPSFQQLLKRVRKVALEAYRHQDLPFEKLVDELQPERNLSQSPLFQVMFILQNSPISALELPDLKVSPIPVDNGTAIFDLTFNLQEVNGGLQVDCEYNADLLDDSTISNLLDNWETLLRGIVANPQTRISELPLVNPHRGAMHCTRTTLKEQQFVSVVDLFELRVKEAPEAIAVVFEEEKLTYQELDEKANLLAESLRSLGVKPEILVGICLEPSLELITAVLGVLKAGGAYLPLDPAYPPERLGFMLQDSSASVLITQNRWLPTPPHHSAQIICLDADGAENTRRMEFAAIQPKSACADYFQPAKAGFVCIAPDFQSEGNLSTLAYIIYTSGSTSQPKGVMVTHGSWLNAYLGWEEAYGLREKPSSHLQMASFSFDVFAGNLVRALCSGGKLILCPKETLLEPAKLYQLMVREKVDRAEFIPSVLRHLVKYLVETGKSLDFMRSLIVGSDSWYVSEHLHLQQFCGEQTDLINSYGVTEATIDTTYFPTPDTDLAVDRLVPIGYPFPNSEVYVLDSYLQPVPTGVTGELYIGGAGLARGYYQRPDLTAEKFIPHPYSNGDRLYRTGDLVRYLPDGNLEYLGRIDNQAKIRGMRIELAEVEAAIQEYSSIKTAVAVVREDIPGDKRLVAYITPHCQLEELRRYLKQKLPSHLIPSSFVFLDSFPITPNGKIDRRALPIPDTSRPEVSASFAPPKTEIEIKLAEIWAEVLNLQQIGRYDNFFELGGDSILAIGAIAKANQQGLHLTPRQLFQSQTIAELANEVTTIPQTITEQGVVTGSVPLTPIQHWFFQQEFQEMHHWNQSVWLEVKPDIDAQILAEAFKAILIHHDALRMQFTQQNGTWKQVCLAPSDLVPCLQFDLSRLSESEQELEMDILAKQLQASLDLEFGLLVKVAFFHLGSHKPSNLCIAIHHLVVDGVSWRILLEDWQTAYQQLSQKQAIALPPKTTSFKQWAEKLLTYATLPQIQSEKDFWLSNFYPSHIPIDFPQKEYQTQNPKSSSVGDSLPSGIAARSAIQNPKSNNTVADSQTITVKLSATETQALLQDVPAAYRTQIEEVLLTALVQAFGEWTGRSRLLIDLEGHGRQEIDEEVDISRTVGWFTTVFPVSLNLEGLREPEDALPTIKEQMRAIPQHGFNYGVWRYLTENPEHFASASPVGAGLESSFKTFPTPHTPHPTPCSPEVSFNYLGQLDRSFAKDAVFNLLADKDSLTYSPQSHRPYLLEIDAHIAAGELKALWTYSRNLHHRHTIEHLAQNFIKKLRSLIHHCQSPDAGGYTPSDFPLAQMDFEELNSVLAQVG, encoded by the coding sequence AAAAATTAGCAGCACTGACTCCCGAACAACGGGCATTATTAGACTTAAAACTCAAACAGAAAGGTCTGCAATATCCCCACGAAAAATTAGAGAGAAAACAGCGCAATCATTTAGATAGTTTACCTCTATCTTACGGACAAGAGAGACTTTGGGTACTGCACCAATTGCAACCAGAAGTCCCTTTTTATAATGAAGTTGGCTGCTGGAAAATAGCAGGTGATTTGAACGCGATCGCTCTCGAACAAAGTTTAGCTGAAATTATCCAACGTCACGAAACTTTGCGAACTAAATTTGTAACTGAAGCTGAAAGACCAATTCAAATAATTCTACCAATCCCAGAATTTAAATTAGAAATTATAGATTTAAGCGATCGCTCAGATTTAGTTTTAGAAATAATTCAAGCCGAAACTCAGAAATCTTTTGACTTATCTCAAGGCTATTTATATAGAATCCAACTCCTACATATTTCCCCTAACGAACATATCTTACTAGTCGTATTACATCACATAATTTGTGATGGTTGGTCGATGGGAGTATTCATTCAAGAATTAGCTAAATTATATCTAAACTTTTCTCATCAAAAAGCCTCACCTTTACCCACAATTAAACTTCAATATGCCGACTATGCTATTTGGCAACGTCAAAGATTGTCGGAATCGGTTTTACAAACCCAACTAGATTATTGGAAACAGCAATTAAGCGGCAATTTACCCATCCTAGAACTTCCCAGCTTTCGCAGTCGGCAGTTACAAGTAGATAGCTGGCGGGGAAAAACTAAAAGCGCCAGACTCTCGCCAGAATTAACCCAAAAACTTAAAGCGATCGCTCAACACGAAGGTGCTACCCTTTACATGACCTTGCTAGCGGCATTTAAGACTCTATTGTACCGCTACACCGGATTAACAGATATTTTAGTCGGTTCTCCGATTGCTAACCGCGATCGCCCCCAACTAGAAGGCTTAATCGGCTTATTTCTCAATACTTTGGTGTTGAGAACCGATTTATCGGGAAATCCCAGCTTTCAACAATTACTCAAACGAGTTAGAAAAGTCGCCTTAGAAGCATATCGCCATCAAGACTTACCCTTCGAGAAATTGGTAGACGAACTACAACCAGAACGGAATTTGAGCCAATCGCCCTTATTTCAAGTCATGTTCATTTTGCAAAACTCGCCGATTTCCGCTTTAGAATTGCCAGATTTAAAGGTTAGTCCAATTCCTGTAGATAATGGAACAGCGATATTCGATCTCACCTTCAATTTACAAGAGGTAAATGGTGGATTGCAAGTAGATTGTGAATATAATGCCGACTTACTCGATGATAGTACGATATCCAACCTGTTAGATAATTGGGAAACATTGCTGAGGGGTATAGTTGCCAATCCCCAAACCAGAATATCTGAATTACCTTTAGTAAATCCTCATAGGGGCGCAATGCATTGCACCCGTACAACCTTAAAGGAGCAACAGTTTGTTTCGGTAGTAGATTTGTTTGAATTGCGCGTAAAAGAAGCACCAGAAGCCATCGCCGTCGTTTTTGAAGAAGAAAAGCTAACTTACCAAGAATTAGACGAGAAGGCGAATCTACTAGCAGAGAGTTTGCGATCGCTGGGCGTAAAACCCGAAATATTAGTCGGTATTTGCCTCGAACCTTCTCTAGAGTTAATTACAGCCGTTTTAGGAGTCCTCAAAGCAGGTGGCGCTTACTTACCCTTAGATCCGGCTTATCCACCCGAACGCTTGGGATTCATGCTGCAAGACTCTTCAGCATCCGTTTTAATAACTCAAAATCGTTGGTTACCGACTCCTCCCCATCATTCTGCCCAAATTATTTGTTTAGACGCGGATGGGGCAGAAAATACACGGCGAATGGAATTCGCTGCTATACAACCGAAGTCCGCCTGCGCGGACTATTTTCAGCCTGCGAAGGCAGGCTTTGTCTGTATAGCCCCAGACTTCCAGTCTGAGGGCAATTTATCGACTCTAGCATATATCATCTACACCTCCGGTTCCACCAGCCAACCCAAAGGGGTGATGGTAACTCATGGAAGTTGGTTGAATGCTTACTTGGGTTGGGAAGAAGCTTATGGATTGCGAGAAAAACCGTCTTCGCACCTGCAAATGGCAAGTTTTTCTTTCGATGTCTTCGCCGGAAACCTGGTGAGGGCGCTATGTTCGGGAGGAAAACTAATTTTATGTCCGAAAGAGACATTATTAGAACCTGCTAAACTCTATCAACTCATGGTGCGGGAAAAAGTTGATCGCGCCGAGTTTATCCCGTCTGTATTGCGCCATTTAGTCAAATATCTGGTGGAAACTGGCAAATCATTAGACTTCATGCGATCGCTTATCGTCGGTTCTGATAGCTGGTACGTCTCGGAACACCTGCACCTGCAACAATTCTGTGGCGAACAAACCGATCTAATTAACTCATACGGAGTCACAGAAGCCACAATCGATACTACTTATTTTCCAACTCCTGACACCGATTTAGCTGTAGATCGATTGGTTCCCATCGGCTATCCTTTTCCCAATTCCGAAGTCTACGTTTTAGATAGCTATTTGCAGCCAGTCCCCACCGGAGTCACGGGAGAGTTGTATATTGGCGGTGCGGGATTGGCTAGAGGATACTACCAGCGTCCAGATCTAACCGCCGAAAAGTTTATTCCCCATCCTTATAGTAATGGCGATCGCCTTTACCGAACCGGAGATTTAGTTCGCTACTTACCCGATGGCAATCTCGAATATCTAGGCAGAATCGACAATCAAGCCAAGATTAGGGGAATGAGAATTGAATTAGCTGAAGTTGAAGCCGCAATTCAAGAATATTCCTCAATTAAAACCGCCGTAGCTGTAGTTAGAGAAGATATTCCAGGAGATAAACGGTTAGTCGCCTACATTACTCCTCACTGCCAATTAGAAGAACTGCGAAGATATCTCAAGCAAAAGTTACCCAGCCACCTCATCCCCTCCAGTTTCGTCTTTCTCGACTCCTTTCCTATCACTCCCAACGGCAAAATAGATCGTCGCGCTTTACCGATTCCCGACACCTCCAGACCGGAAGTATCAGCTAGTTTTGCACCGCCAAAGACCGAAATCGAGATCAAACTAGCTGAAATTTGGGCAGAAGTTTTAAACCTTCAGCAAATAGGCAGATACGATAACTTTTTTGAATTAGGTGGAGATTCAATTTTAGCAATAGGAGCGATCGCCAAAGCCAACCAACAGGGTTTGCACCTCACTCCCCGACAGCTATTTCAATCTCAAACCATCGCCGAGTTAGCCAATGAAGTAACTACCATTCCCCAAACCATCACCGAACAAGGTGTAGTTACTGGTAGTGTACCCCTCACACCGATCCAGCATTGGTTTTTCCAGCAAGAATTTCAGGAAATGCACCACTGGAATCAGTCGGTATGGTTGGAAGTTAAACCAGATATAGACGCGCAAATATTAGCTGAAGCGTTTAAGGCGATCTTAATCCACCACGATGCTCTAAGAATGCAGTTTACCCAGCAAAATGGCACTTGGAAGCAAGTTTGTTTAGCACCGTCGGATCTAGTTCCCTGTTTGCAATTCGATCTCTCGCGCTTATCAGAATCCGAGCAAGAGTTAGAGATGGATATATTGGCAAAGCAGTTACAAGCTAGTTTAGATTTAGAATTTGGATTACTGGTAAAAGTTGCATTTTTCCACTTAGGAAGTCACAAACCAAGTAATTTATGCATCGCCATTCATCACTTAGTTGTAGATGGGGTATCTTGGCGGATTTTACTAGAAGACTGGCAAACAGCCTACCAACAATTAAGCCAGAAACAGGCGATCGCTTTACCTCCCAAAACTACTTCATTCAAACAATGGGCGGAAAAACTGTTAACTTACGCTACATTGCCGCAAATCCAGTCAGAAAAAGATTTCTGGTTAAGCAACTTCTATCCCTCTCACATACCCATAGATTTCCCTCAAAAAGAATACCAAACGCAGAATCCAAAATCTTCTAGCGTTGGCGACAGCCTGCCGTCAGGCATAGCGGCGCGCAGCGCTATCCAAAATCCAAAATCGAATAACACTGTAGCCGATAGCCAAACCATTACAGTCAAATTAAGCGCTACAGAAACTCAAGCCTTATTGCAAGACGTACCCGCAGCTTATCGCACTCAAATTGAGGAAGTACTATTAACTGCATTAGTGCAAGCTTTTGGAGAATGGACGGGGCGATCGCGCTTGCTAATCGACTTAGAAGGACATGGAAGACAAGAAATCGATGAAGAAGTCGATATATCCAGGACAGTTGGTTGGTTCACTACGGTTTTTCCAGTATCGCTCAATTTAGAGGGGCTTAGAGAACCTGAAGACGCATTACCAACTATCAAAGAGCAAATGCGCGCCATCCCCCAACATGGATTTAATTACGGAGTTTGGCGTTATTTAACTGAAAATCCAGAGCATTTCGCCTCAGCAAGCCCCGTTGGGGCGGGGTTGGAATCCTCGTTCAAAACCTTCCCTACACCCCACACCCCACACCCTACACCCTGTTCGCCAGAAGTTAGTTTCAACTATTTAGGACAGTTAGACAGATCTTTCGCTAAAGATGCTGTATTCAACTTACTTGCAGATAAAGATAGCTTGACATACAGCCCCCAAAGCCATCGCCCGTATTTGCTAGAAATTGACGCGCACATAGCCGCAGGGGAGTTAAAAGCCCTGTGGACTTACAGCCGAAACCTACACCATCGCCACACTATCGAGCATCTAGCCCAAAACTTTATCAAAAAACTGCGATCGCTCATCCATCACTGTCAGTCTCCAGATGCGGGAGGCTATACGCCATCGGACTTTCCGCTAGCCCAAATGGATTTTGAGGAACTCAATTCGGTTCTAGCCCAAGTTGGGTAA